From Spirosoma aerolatum, one genomic window encodes:
- a CDS encoding cytochrome P450 — METTAAKLAVPLHPGVPLLGNTLAFLYNPLGTLRTLQQRQDRLVHLRIGGRNQYLVFRPDDAKHILQENHRNYGRSPAFEVLKIFLGNGLLTSDGDFWRRQRRLAQPAFHRQKLAALTHTMIVETANWLVDLKQQNLQQSINVSQTFMDVTMRIVCKTLFGSDTVGKLSGLSSALDTLNYLANNRMLSPIRFPMHWPTPNNKRFRKAAVLVDEFIYGVIEQRRRQKLEQDDLLSMFLTAEDEETGERMSDQQLRDECVTLFSAGHETTAISMAWTLYLLSQHPNIQERVQTECRQVLGDSALPSPQAFRSLTYTMQVIQESLRLYPPAWIMSRLAFQDDHIGPYTIPSGDTALVSPYLLHRDPDNWPDPDRFDPDRFVAGGLKDQLHSYAYLPFGGGPRLCIGNQFALMEMQILLGMLARDFSFKSIPNQLVVPKPLITLRPNKPIQIRFQQF, encoded by the coding sequence ATGGAAACAACTGCCGCTAAACTTGCTGTTCCGTTGCATCCGGGCGTACCGCTTCTGGGGAATACGCTCGCTTTTCTGTATAATCCACTCGGAACGTTACGTACCCTACAACAGCGACAGGATCGGCTGGTGCATCTGCGCATTGGGGGCAGGAATCAGTACCTGGTTTTTCGACCCGACGATGCTAAGCATATATTACAGGAAAACCATCGGAATTATGGTCGATCCCCTGCTTTTGAGGTTCTAAAAATCTTTCTGGGTAATGGGCTACTCACCAGCGATGGTGATTTCTGGCGACGTCAACGACGGCTGGCACAACCGGCTTTTCATCGACAAAAACTAGCCGCACTCACGCATACGATGATCGTAGAAACGGCCAATTGGCTGGTTGATCTGAAGCAACAGAATCTGCAACAATCGATCAATGTCTCACAAACGTTTATGGACGTTACGATGCGGATTGTCTGTAAAACGTTGTTTGGTTCAGATACGGTCGGTAAACTATCAGGGTTATCGTCGGCGCTGGATACGCTTAATTATCTAGCCAATAACCGTATGCTATCGCCCATCCGTTTTCCAATGCATTGGCCCACTCCCAACAATAAACGGTTTCGGAAAGCCGCCGTATTGGTTGATGAATTCATTTATGGTGTTATTGAGCAGCGTCGGAGACAAAAACTTGAACAGGACGATTTACTTTCTATGTTTCTGACGGCCGAGGACGAAGAAACGGGCGAGCGAATGTCGGACCAGCAACTTCGCGACGAGTGCGTAACGCTGTTTTCGGCGGGCCATGAAACCACGGCCATTTCGATGGCCTGGACGCTGTACTTACTTAGCCAGCATCCCAATATACAGGAACGGGTACAAACCGAATGTCGCCAAGTGCTCGGCGATTCGGCTTTGCCCTCTCCTCAAGCGTTTCGCTCGTTAACCTACACCATGCAGGTAATTCAGGAATCGTTACGATTGTACCCACCCGCCTGGATTATGAGCCGACTGGCATTTCAGGACGATCATATTGGACCATATACCATTCCATCTGGCGACACCGCACTCGTTTCTCCTTACCTACTTCATCGCGACCCCGACAATTGGCCTGACCCGGATCGATTCGATCCTGACCGTTTTGTAGCGGGAGGGCTCAAAGATCAGTTGCATTCGTATGCGTATTTACCTTTTGGCGGAGGCCCGCGCTTATGTATTGGCAATCAGTTTGCTCTAATGGAAATGCAGATTTTGCTGGGTATGCTGGCCAGAGATTTTTCATTTA
- a CDS encoding SDR family oxidoreductase, translated as MDQMEIETKPQHQNEQPGLEYKMDPEPIYIRDDYEGADKLKGKIALITGGDSGIGRAVAVHFAREGADLAIIYHPREEEDAQKTKSLIEAEGRQCLLMSGDLKDIQFIQDAVDLVIDTYDHVNILVNNAANHVEQTEFTGISDQQMRETFELNILAMFRLTKILLPYMASGDCIINTTSVVSYRGSEALIDYASTKGAVTAFTRSLSQNLLERGIRVNAVAPGPIWTPLIVATKTLKEVGEFGKDTPMQRPGQPAELAPAYVFLASEDASYYAGQVIHVNGGEVINS; from the coding sequence ATGGACCAAATGGAAATTGAAACCAAGCCCCAGCATCAGAATGAACAGCCGGGCCTGGAATATAAAATGGACCCCGAGCCCATTTACATTCGGGATGATTACGAAGGAGCCGATAAACTGAAAGGCAAAATTGCCCTCATAACGGGTGGCGATTCGGGTATTGGGCGGGCAGTCGCGGTTCACTTTGCCCGCGAAGGGGCTGATCTGGCCATTATCTATCATCCGCGCGAAGAAGAAGATGCTCAGAAAACCAAAAGCCTGATTGAAGCCGAAGGTCGTCAGTGTTTATTGATGTCAGGCGATCTGAAAGATATACAGTTCATTCAGGATGCCGTTGATCTGGTTATCGACACCTACGATCATGTGAATATTCTGGTTAACAATGCGGCTAATCATGTCGAACAGACGGAATTTACGGGTATTTCGGACCAGCAGATGCGCGAAACGTTTGAACTCAATATTCTGGCTATGTTCCGGCTGACCAAAATTCTTTTGCCTTACATGGCTTCTGGCGATTGCATTATCAACACCACATCGGTCGTTTCGTACCGGGGTAGTGAAGCGCTCATCGATTATGCGTCGACCAAAGGGGCCGTCACAGCCTTTACCCGGTCGTTGTCGCAGAACCTGCTGGAACGGGGTATTCGGGTCAATGCCGTAGCACCCGGCCCTATCTGGACACCGTTGATCGTGGCGACTAAAACCCTGAAAGAGGTAGGCGAATTTGGGAAAGATACGCCTATGCAACGCCCTGGCCAACCCGCCGAACTAGCACCTGCCTATGTATTTCTGGCATCTGAAGATGCATCGTACTACGCTGGTCAGGTTATTCACGTGAATGGCGGAGAGGTGATCAACTCATAG
- a CDS encoding SDR family oxidoreductase — MVLDIPPQHQDIQPGIEAELNPQPEVIRPSYKGANKLKDKVALITGGDSGIGRAVAVHFAREGANVAISFTPREEIDAKKTKELVEAEGRTCLLLPGDIRDEAYCQQIVEETVRQFGQLNILVNNAALQLQHKTLEEETDEDLLATYETNIYSCFRVTKAAVPHLQKGDCIINTTSVTAYQGRADLLEYSSTKGAIMTFTRALSSNLITKGIRVNAVAPGPIWTPLNPASVSAEEVAQFGKDVPMKRPGQPSEVAPTYVFLASENASYITGQVLHPNGGTIVNA; from the coding sequence ATGGTACTTGACATTCCTCCACAACATCAGGATATCCAGCCGGGTATTGAAGCCGAACTGAACCCGCAACCAGAAGTCATTCGGCCCTCGTATAAGGGAGCCAATAAACTGAAAGACAAAGTGGCACTTATTACGGGTGGCGACTCCGGTATTGGGCGAGCGGTGGCCGTTCATTTCGCCCGCGAAGGCGCCAATGTCGCCATTTCATTCACTCCGCGCGAAGAGATCGACGCCAAAAAAACCAAAGAACTTGTAGAAGCCGAAGGCCGAACCTGTCTCCTTCTACCCGGCGATATTCGGGATGAAGCGTATTGCCAGCAGATCGTAGAAGAAACGGTCCGGCAATTCGGCCAGCTCAATATTCTGGTGAATAATGCGGCCTTACAACTGCAACATAAAACGCTGGAGGAAGAAACTGATGAAGACCTGCTGGCTACTTACGAAACCAATATCTATTCGTGCTTCCGGGTCACCAAAGCAGCCGTACCCCATCTGCAAAAAGGCGATTGTATCATCAATACAACTTCGGTAACCGCCTATCAGGGGCGAGCCGATCTGTTGGAATACTCGTCAACAAAAGGAGCCATTATGACCTTTACACGCGCCTTGTCGAGCAATCTGATTACGAAAGGCATCCGGGTCAATGCCGTAGCGCCCGGACCTATCTGGACACCCCTTAACCCTGCATCCGTTAGTGCCGAAGAAGTGGCCCAGTTTGGCAAAGATGTTCCGATGAAACGACCCGGTCAACCCAGTGAAGTAGCGCCGACCTACGTGTTTCTGGCATCCGAAAATGCCTCCTACATCACCGGACAAGTATTACATCCCAACGGAGGAACGATTGTTAATGCATAA
- a CDS encoding GMC oxidoreductase, whose translation MYINGNAKAARTYDAIVIGSGISGGWAAKELCEKGLKTLVLERGRDVRHITDYPTATRNPWEFTHRNRMPETFEQANPIATKCYALDEATEQFFVKDADHPYIQEKPFDWIRGYQVGGKSLIWARQTQRWSKFDFEANARDGAAIDWPIRYDDLAPWYSHVERFVGISGNKDGLETLPDGEFLKPWELNCVEKHIQKRVAEAYKDRHVIIGRCAHLTEPKQIHYDQGRAQCQARHLCYRGCPYGGYFSSNSSTIPWAAKTGKLTLRPDSVVHSIIYDEQKGKATGVRVIDTHTKQMTEYYARIIFVNAACLNTNLILLNSTSRRFPSGLGNDSGLLGRYVAFHNYRGNIVADYEGFEDGYFYGRRPTTAFMPNFRNVRKQETDFQRGYMVAFSASRSGWQRGLGQAGFGADFKDQLSDPGGWHVFMMMQAETVPRYENHVRLSTTQKDAWGIPQLITAIDYTDNDLKVMNDFLEQGAEMLQKSGCKNIKPYDDHRNPGLDIHEMGGVRMGRDPKTSLLNAYNQLHTVKNVFVTDGAAMTSTGSQNPSITFMALTARAANFAVREMKRGTL comes from the coding sequence ATGTATATCAATGGCAATGCAAAAGCGGCCCGGACGTACGATGCCATCGTAATCGGTTCGGGTATCAGTGGCGGATGGGCGGCTAAAGAGTTGTGTGAGAAAGGGTTAAAGACGCTTGTGCTGGAGCGCGGCCGCGATGTGCGGCATATCACCGACTATCCGACAGCGACACGTAATCCCTGGGAATTCACGCATCGAAATCGAATGCCGGAAACCTTTGAGCAGGCTAACCCAATTGCTACCAAATGCTATGCCCTCGATGAGGCAACGGAGCAGTTTTTTGTGAAAGATGCCGATCACCCCTATATCCAGGAAAAACCCTTCGACTGGATTCGCGGCTATCAGGTAGGAGGGAAGTCGCTTATATGGGCCCGGCAAACGCAGCGATGGAGTAAATTCGATTTTGAAGCCAACGCCCGAGACGGGGCCGCTATCGATTGGCCAATCCGGTACGACGATTTGGCGCCCTGGTATAGTCACGTCGAGCGGTTTGTGGGCATCAGTGGCAATAAAGATGGCCTGGAAACGCTTCCCGATGGCGAATTTCTAAAGCCATGGGAGCTGAACTGTGTTGAAAAGCACATTCAAAAACGGGTGGCCGAAGCCTATAAAGATCGTCACGTAATCATTGGCCGTTGTGCGCACCTGACCGAACCGAAACAAATCCATTACGATCAGGGACGAGCCCAGTGTCAGGCGCGGCATTTATGCTACCGAGGCTGTCCGTATGGTGGCTATTTCAGCTCCAATTCATCGACCATTCCCTGGGCGGCTAAAACGGGTAAATTGACCCTACGACCCGATTCAGTGGTTCATTCCATTATCTACGACGAGCAAAAAGGCAAAGCAACGGGTGTCCGGGTCATTGATACACATACGAAGCAGATGACCGAATACTATGCCCGAATTATCTTTGTCAACGCGGCCTGTCTGAACACTAACCTGATTCTGCTCAACTCAACTTCCCGACGTTTCCCGAGCGGATTAGGCAATGATAGTGGCTTGCTGGGTCGTTATGTGGCGTTTCATAACTATCGCGGAAATATTGTGGCGGATTATGAAGGGTTTGAAGATGGCTATTTTTATGGCCGTCGACCAACAACGGCGTTTATGCCCAATTTCCGAAACGTTCGGAAACAGGAAACCGATTTTCAGCGAGGGTACATGGTCGCCTTTAGTGCTTCTCGGTCGGGTTGGCAACGTGGTTTGGGGCAAGCAGGTTTTGGCGCTGATTTTAAAGACCAGTTGAGTGACCCCGGTGGCTGGCATGTGTTTATGATGATGCAGGCCGAAACCGTTCCTCGTTACGAAAACCATGTCAGGTTGAGCACTACCCAAAAAGATGCCTGGGGGATTCCGCAGCTCATAACGGCTATTGATTACACCGACAATGACCTGAAGGTGATGAACGATTTTCTGGAACAGGGGGCCGAGATGCTCCAGAAATCAGGTTGTAAGAACATAAAACCCTACGATGACCACCGTAACCCTGGTCTTGATATTCACGAAATGGGGGGCGTACGCATGGGACGTGATCCCAAGACCTCTTTGCTGAATGCGTATAATCAACTGCATACCGTCAAAAATGTGTTTGTAACGGATGGAGCTGCCATGACCTCAACGGGCTCCCAAAATCCATCTATCACCTTCATGGCTTTAACCGCCAGAGCCGCCAACTTTGCGGTCAGAGAAATGAAACGAGGAACTTTATAA
- a CDS encoding 3-oxoacyl-ACP synthase, which produces MSNQQVKEALYALCKAYVVQRIDTAQQAMNAAQEAANSESKSSAGDKYETGRAMAQLERDRHAQLLAEALKVERDLKQIQPDKSYEAVQPGSVAVTNRGVFFISIGAGKLSLNGKDYFAVSPASPIGVALAGRKAGDSVAFNKLPYQILEVY; this is translated from the coding sequence GTGTCGAATCAACAAGTAAAAGAAGCGTTATACGCTCTCTGTAAGGCCTATGTTGTACAGCGGATCGATACCGCACAACAAGCCATGAATGCGGCCCAGGAAGCGGCTAACTCTGAGTCGAAGAGTAGCGCGGGGGATAAGTACGAAACGGGCCGGGCCATGGCACAGCTTGAACGGGACCGACACGCTCAGTTGTTGGCCGAAGCATTGAAAGTAGAGCGCGATTTGAAGCAGATTCAACCTGACAAAAGCTACGAAGCTGTGCAGCCGGGGAGTGTCGCTGTTACCAATCGGGGCGTGTTTTTTATCAGTATCGGAGCTGGTAAGCTTAGCCTGAATGGAAAGGACTATTTCGCTGTGTCGCCTGCTTCGCCCATTGGTGTTGCGCTGGCTGGTCGGAAAGCCGGGGACTCGGTTGCGTTCAACAAATTGCCTTACCAGATTTTGGAAGTCTATTGA
- a CDS encoding amidohydrolase has translation MKHLFLLFSTLSLLLSGCSFKKKADLLVTNARVYTADSSFSMANAFVIKDGKFLAVGDSRALAEKYEAATQVDLAGQPVYPGFYDPHAHFLGLGQVLDQADLVGAESYDEVINRLKTFYQAHPNAIWLTGRGWDQNDWPEKAFPTKEKLDEAFPNVPVALTRIDGHALLVNSKALRLANVTGGSQVAGGEVVLEAGQPTGVLVDNAMQFVKRVIPRPDASDKARMLLNAEKACVALGLTTVSDAGISPDEINLIDSLQQAGKLKIRDYAMVSLGEPNLNYFLKRGPFQTDRLTVRSFKLYADGALGSRGACLRKPYSDRPETSGFLLLSPSELERITKLLYNSKFQANTHCIGDSANHLMLDLYGRLLEGKNNRRWRIEHAQVVSPEDVWKFGRYSIIPSVQPTHATSDMYWAGDRLGPIRVKGAYAFNDLMKQNGTITFGSDFPVEAVNPLFGFHAAVARQDAKNFPTGGYQMENAVDRKSALLAMTRWAAYACFEDHLRGCIAPGKQADFVILDQDIMLIPNPKIRQTKVRQTWINGERVF, from the coding sequence ATGAAACACCTTTTTCTGCTATTTTCTACTCTATCACTCCTATTATCTGGATGTTCCTTCAAAAAAAAGGCAGATCTGCTCGTAACAAATGCCCGCGTTTATACCGCTGATTCGAGCTTTTCGATGGCCAATGCCTTTGTCATAAAAGATGGAAAATTTTTAGCTGTTGGCGATAGTAGGGCTCTGGCAGAGAAGTATGAAGCCGCTACTCAGGTCGATCTGGCTGGCCAGCCTGTTTACCCCGGTTTTTATGACCCGCATGCCCATTTTCTGGGACTCGGTCAGGTACTCGATCAGGCCGATCTGGTTGGAGCCGAATCCTACGATGAAGTCATTAATCGACTCAAAACGTTTTACCAGGCTCATCCAAACGCGATTTGGCTGACAGGCCGGGGCTGGGATCAAAATGATTGGCCCGAAAAAGCGTTTCCTACCAAAGAAAAATTAGACGAAGCCTTTCCAAATGTTCCGGTTGCCCTGACCCGCATTGACGGACACGCCTTACTCGTCAATTCAAAAGCACTTCGTTTGGCCAATGTAACGGGAGGATCGCAGGTGGCCGGAGGAGAAGTAGTTTTAGAGGCTGGGCAACCCACGGGTGTGCTAGTCGATAATGCCATGCAGTTTGTAAAACGGGTTATCCCCCGCCCCGATGCCAGCGACAAAGCCCGGATGCTGCTCAATGCCGAAAAAGCCTGTGTAGCTTTGGGTCTCACAACCGTATCCGACGCGGGTATCAGCCCTGACGAAATCAATTTGATCGATAGCCTCCAACAGGCTGGTAAGCTGAAAATACGGGATTATGCCATGGTTAGCCTGGGTGAACCGAACCTGAATTATTTCCTGAAGCGTGGGCCGTTTCAAACCGACCGCTTAACGGTTCGCTCGTTCAAGTTATATGCCGATGGGGCTTTAGGATCACGAGGGGCCTGCCTTCGTAAACCATACAGCGACCGCCCCGAAACCAGTGGCTTTCTTTTACTTAGCCCCTCCGAACTGGAACGGATCACCAAGTTACTGTACAACTCTAAATTTCAGGCCAATACGCACTGCATTGGCGACTCAGCCAACCACCTGATGCTCGACTTGTATGGCCGATTATTGGAAGGCAAAAACAACCGGCGCTGGCGGATTGAACATGCCCAGGTCGTTTCGCCCGAAGATGTCTGGAAATTTGGTCGCTATTCCATCATTCCGTCAGTTCAGCCCACTCATGCGACATCAGATATGTATTGGGCTGGCGACCGATTAGGGCCTATTCGGGTAAAGGGGGCCTATGCATTCAACGATCTGATGAAACAAAACGGAACGATTACGTTTGGCAGCGATTTTCCGGTAGAAGCCGTCAATCCCTTATTTGGCTTTCACGCAGCCGTAGCTAGGCAGGATGCGAAAAATTTTCCTACAGGCGGCTATCAGATGGAAAATGCCGTTGATCGGAAATCGGCTTTGCTGGCCATGACCCGCTGGGCGGCCTACGCCTGTTTCGAAGATCACCTGCGCGGTTGTATCGCCCCCGGCAAACAAGCGGACTTCGTCATTCTGGATCAGGACATTATGCTGATTCCCAACCCCAAAATCCGGCAAACTAAAGTACGTCAGACCTGGATCAACGGCGAGCGGGTATTTTAA
- a CDS encoding TolC family protein: MKLSSCLLFVCLPFLAFSQQTPNAIQRAQQRTFTMATLPQPGELLTLQQAVDQAVSKNYQIHINRSQEEIARNNYSKGNAGYLPSLTFNGNSNGSLQSFRQTTIGNLQPPREGSGIFNRTSNLGVNLNYTIFNGYYRRSFYSQLEQLLKISTVNTRANVEATIASVTTSYYDVVRQLRRLITFSQALDISRERLELARANYEVGTRSKVDFLSAQVDYNTDSAALLSQEQALRNAKIILNNLLIRDPQTEFSVRDTIVAHPNLQLAPLQESLNANNPLLAAAVLNRAFADLNVQLANSAQLPLVTAQTGYNYQFIDNQGGFGVATGRTSAITYNVVASIPIFNGYNLKRQIQNAKVNTIIAQDQESNQRLQLITALNQTYQAYQNSLRILNLEVLNNQLANQNVEIAYDRYRIGNSTFVEFRDVQRTSVDAQTRLIEAEYTAKATEIELLRLSSTITQQLGL, from the coding sequence ATGAAACTCAGCAGTTGTCTTCTTTTTGTCTGCCTACCTTTTCTGGCTTTTTCTCAACAAACTCCTAATGCAATCCAACGCGCTCAGCAACGAACTTTCACGATGGCCACACTGCCCCAGCCAGGTGAATTGTTGACGCTTCAGCAAGCCGTTGATCAGGCCGTTAGTAAGAACTATCAAATTCATATCAATCGTTCTCAGGAGGAAATCGCCCGGAATAACTACAGTAAAGGGAATGCAGGGTATTTACCTTCGTTAACTTTCAATGGGAACTCAAACGGAAGCCTGCAAAGTTTTCGGCAAACAACCATTGGCAACCTTCAGCCACCACGGGAAGGAAGTGGGATATTTAACCGTACGTCGAACCTGGGCGTTAACCTGAACTATACTATTTTCAATGGTTATTATCGACGGTCATTTTACTCGCAACTTGAGCAGTTGCTCAAGATAAGTACCGTCAATACCCGCGCAAACGTAGAGGCTACCATAGCTAGTGTAACTACGAGCTACTATGATGTGGTCCGCCAATTACGCCGGCTAATCACCTTCAGTCAGGCCCTCGATATTTCGCGGGAACGGCTTGAACTGGCACGTGCTAACTATGAAGTTGGTACTCGTTCTAAAGTCGATTTCTTGAGTGCACAGGTCGATTATAATACGGACAGTGCGGCTTTATTATCGCAGGAGCAGGCATTACGTAATGCGAAGATCATCCTGAATAATTTACTGATTCGTGATCCACAGACGGAGTTTTCTGTTCGGGATACCATTGTAGCTCACCCAAATCTGCAATTGGCTCCCCTGCAGGAATCCTTAAATGCAAACAACCCCTTGCTGGCTGCGGCTGTGCTTAACCGGGCATTTGCTGATTTAAACGTACAGTTGGCGAATTCGGCCCAACTTCCCCTGGTGACAGCCCAAACAGGGTATAATTACCAATTTATTGATAACCAGGGCGGTTTTGGGGTGGCTACAGGCCGTACAAGTGCTATCACGTACAACGTAGTGGCGTCGATACCGATTTTTAATGGATACAACTTAAAACGACAGATTCAGAATGCTAAGGTCAATACGATTATCGCTCAGGATCAGGAGTCGAATCAGCGGCTTCAACTCATTACGGCACTTAATCAGACGTATCAGGCCTATCAAAACAGCCTGCGTATTCTGAATTTAGAAGTATTGAATAACCAACTAGCTAATCAGAACGTCGAAATTGCCTACGATCGCTATCGAATCGGAAATTCTACCTTCGTTGAATTCAGAGATGTACAGCGGACTTCAGTAGATGCACAGACCCGCCTGATTGAGGCTGAATATACGGCTAAAGCGACTGAGATAGAGTTACTTCGGTTGAGTAGTACCATCACCCAGCAACTAGGGCTTTGA
- a CDS encoding DNA topoisomerase IB: MNLLELAHDPVQAAQAARLVYMNDTMPGIHRQRHGQEFVYVDPKGNPLDDEKTLCRIRSMALPPAWENVWISPKPNGHLQATGIDTKQRKQYRYHAKWNAIRSETKFFRMVAFGESLPALRARIAKDLNRPTLSREKVIAIALSVMEQTLIRIGNSAYEKEYGSYGLTTLKDRHVKLEGSDVRFSFKGKKGIYHEITLHDRRLARLVKACRDIPGKELFQYLDQNGERHSIDSGMVNDYLRETMDGDFSAKDFRTWAGTVNALRLLVELGPCENEKEAKTNVNTVLDQVAHQLGNTRTVCRKHYVHPQILEAYECQDLMPYFKQKTRFRQTSPYGLDGVEKLLIKFLNDQIKVIV, translated from the coding sequence GTGAATCTACTGGAATTAGCCCACGATCCGGTTCAGGCCGCTCAGGCCGCCCGGCTTGTTTATATGAACGATACTATGCCTGGTATTCACCGGCAACGGCATGGTCAAGAGTTTGTTTATGTCGATCCTAAAGGGAACCCGCTAGATGATGAAAAGACATTGTGCCGTATTCGCAGTATGGCCCTCCCGCCCGCCTGGGAAAATGTCTGGATCAGTCCTAAACCCAACGGGCATTTACAGGCTACAGGTATCGACACAAAACAACGAAAACAATATCGATACCATGCCAAATGGAATGCCATCCGGAGCGAAACGAAATTCTTTCGGATGGTCGCTTTTGGCGAGTCTCTTCCTGCTTTGCGGGCCCGTATTGCGAAGGACTTAAACAGACCTACCCTATCACGTGAAAAAGTCATTGCTATTGCGCTGAGTGTCATGGAGCAAACCCTGATTCGAATAGGCAATTCGGCTTATGAGAAAGAATATGGCTCGTATGGATTAACCACGCTCAAAGACCGACACGTTAAACTGGAGGGCAGCGATGTACGATTCAGCTTTAAAGGAAAGAAAGGCATTTATCACGAGATAACGCTCCACGACCGTCGATTGGCCCGATTGGTAAAAGCCTGTCGTGACATTCCGGGCAAGGAGCTATTTCAGTATCTGGACCAAAACGGGGAACGACACTCGATCGATTCGGGCATGGTTAACGATTACCTGCGCGAAACGATGGATGGCGATTTTTCGGCCAAAGATTTTCGTACCTGGGCAGGTACTGTCAATGCGTTGCGGCTACTGGTTGAACTGGGGCCTTGCGAAAATGAGAAAGAAGCGAAGACAAACGTTAATACGGTGCTCGATCAGGTTGCCCATCAATTAGGTAACACGCGAACTGTTTGCCGAAAGCATTATGTGCATCCTCAAATACTGGAGGCTTATGAGTGTCAGGATCTGATGCCTTATTTTAAACAAAAAACCCGGTTCCGTCAAACCAGCCCTTACGGCCTCGATGGGGTTGAGAAGCTACTAATCAAGTTTTTGAACGACCAGATCAAGGTAATAGTGTGA
- a CDS encoding DUF6962 family protein, which produces MTTYLASRKKLGKSSRNFLNYVMIFSHILSGSILVGAGVGVFWHFFGRISLYNRLLWGFFLLTTSLAALVGVIHFAGNESLKPFHHSLIVLSDSLGVVCVVTAVYALLNQRVLSWLTFVATVVFGLFLFINLLSPNAQVFTPIILSLGILVLMLLAVFSLLQRNKRGMWVVLAAMAMGLATKSDAFSSLIHPTDFYHYVTALALWFFGKASEQSAAAR; this is translated from the coding sequence ATGACTACTTATCTCGCATCTCGTAAAAAGTTGGGCAAAAGTAGCCGAAACTTCCTAAATTACGTGATGATTTTTTCACACATCCTTTCCGGATCCATTTTAGTCGGGGCGGGCGTTGGGGTGTTTTGGCACTTTTTCGGGCGCATTTCCCTTTACAACCGACTTTTATGGGGCTTTTTTTTGCTTACAACTTCCTTGGCAGCTCTCGTTGGCGTTATTCATTTTGCCGGAAATGAGTCACTTAAGCCTTTTCACCATTCGTTGATCGTTTTATCTGATTCTCTGGGCGTTGTATGCGTAGTAACAGCCGTTTACGCCTTACTTAACCAACGTGTCTTATCTTGGTTAACATTTGTAGCGACCGTCGTTTTTGGGCTGTTTCTGTTCATCAATCTGTTGTCGCCCAATGCACAGGTTTTTACACCTATTATTCTTTCTCTTGGCATATTAGTACTGATGCTACTGGCCGTGTTTTCATTACTTCAACGTAATAAACGCGGTATGTGGGTCGTACTGGCGGCTATGGCTATGGGTCTGGCCACAAAATCCGACGCTTTTAGCAGCCTGATTCATCCTACGGATTTTTACCATTATGTTACGGCACTGGCTTTATGGTTCTTCGGCAAAGCTTCCGAACAATCGGCTGCAGCTCGGTAA
- the sucD gene encoding succinate--CoA ligase subunit alpha: MSVLVNKESKVIVQGFTGSEGSFHAQQMIEYGTNVVGGVTPGKGGQTHLDRPVFNTVQEAVDKAGANVSIIFVPPAFAADAIMEAAEAGIKVIICITEGIPTEDMVAVKNYLADKDVRLIGPNCPGVMTAEECKVGIMPGFIFKKGTIGIVSKSGTLTYEAVDQLTKAGLGQSTAIGIGGDPIIGTTTKQAVELLMNDPGTEAIVMIGEIGGGMEAEAARWIKADGNRKPVVGFIAGQTAPKGRRMGHAGAIVGGADDTAAAKMAIMRECGIHVVESPALIGDTMLKALGK, translated from the coding sequence ATGTCTGTTTTAGTCAACAAAGAATCTAAAGTAATCGTCCAGGGCTTTACTGGCTCGGAAGGCAGTTTTCATGCCCAGCAGATGATCGAATATGGTACCAATGTAGTTGGTGGCGTAACGCCTGGTAAGGGCGGTCAGACGCACCTCGACCGGCCTGTGTTCAATACTGTTCAGGAGGCTGTTGATAAAGCCGGTGCTAATGTTTCGATCATTTTTGTGCCCCCTGCTTTTGCTGCCGATGCTATAATGGAAGCTGCTGAGGCTGGCATCAAAGTAATTATCTGTATTACGGAGGGTATTCCGACAGAAGATATGGTAGCCGTTAAAAACTACCTGGCAGATAAAGATGTTCGGCTTATTGGGCCAAACTGTCCGGGTGTTATGACGGCTGAGGAATGTAAAGTCGGTATCATGCCTGGATTTATTTTTAAGAAAGGCACGATCGGGATCGTATCAAAATCCGGTACACTAACTTATGAAGCTGTTGATCAGTTGACCAAAGCGGGCTTAGGACAGTCGACAGCAATTGGTATCGGTGGTGACCCAATCATTGGGACAACGACCAAACAGGCGGTTGAACTGCTGATGAATGACCCCGGAACCGAAGCTATCGTAATGATCGGTGAAATTGGCGGTGGTATGGAAGCTGAAGCTGCTCGCTGGATTAAAGCGGATGGGAACCGTAAACCCGTAGTAGGCTTCATTGCTGGACAGACCGCGCCGAAAGGTCGTCGGATGGGTCATGCTGGAGCCATTGTTGGTGGTGCCGACGATACAGCAGCCGCTAAAATGGCTATCATGCGTGAGTGTGGTATCCACGTAGTTGAATCACCCGCCCTTATCGGCGATACGATGCTCAAGGCATTAGGCAAATAA